GAGGCCGGATTCAGCAGCCTATATGATCCGGCCGACGAAAGCCCCCGACGAGCCGGCGTCTGAGGCGAGGAGGGATAGCGAGAAGAGCACGCCGAAGCTCCCCGTCTGCGGACTACACTCCTATCTCCATATTCGCAACCGCGTTGAGCGAGAAATCGCTGCGGATGCCGGCGGAGAGCTTGCGCTCGCCCACGAAGGCGATCATCGCCGCGTTGTCGGTGCAGAGTTCGTGCGGCGGGATGAAGTGGGATATCCCCTCTCCGTCGCAGCGCGCGGCGAAGAGCTCGCGCAACCTTCTGTTCGCCGCCACGCCGCCCGAGAGCACCGCCGCCTTCGCGCCCGAGCGGCGCGCCCCCTCGATCGTGCGTTCGACGAGGATGGATGCCACCGACTCCTGGAACGATGCGGCCATGTCGGCCACGAACCGTTCGGAGGCCCGGCCGTCGGCCGCCTCCTTCCTGTGCCTCAAGAGGCAGGCGGTCTTGATGCCGGAGAAGGAGAAATCCATCGAATCGTCGTCCGCGAACTTCGGCCTCGTGAATCGGATGGCCGCTGGGTCGCCGCTCTCCGCCGCGCGCTCGATCGCCGGCCCTCCCGGGTAGCCCAGCCCCAGGAGCTTGGCCACCTTGTCGAACGCCTCGCCGGCCGCGTCGTCGCGCGTGGCGCCGAGCAGCCCGACCTGGAAGCCCTCGCGCACCAGGTAGAGGCTCGTGTGTCCGCCCGAAACTACGAGGCCGACGTGAGGCGTCGGTATGGGCCCGTATTCGAGGGCCGCGGCGGACAGGTGTCCCTCGAGGTGGTTCACCCCGACGAACGGCAGCCCCCGCGAGTAGGCGATCGACTTCGCAGCCATGAGGCCCACGAGGAGGGATCCGACGAGCCCCGGGGCGAAGGTGGCGGCGATGCCGTCGATGTCGTCGAGCGAGAGGTCGGCCCCGTCGAGTGCACCGCGGATCAGCGGCACGATGTTCTCCATGTGGCGCCTCGACGCGAGCTCCGGCACGACGCCACCGTAGCGCTCGTGCACGTCGTGCTGCGTGGCCACGAGGCTCGAGAGCGTCCGGCCGCCGCTCACCACCGCTGCGGCGGTCTCGTCGCACGAGCTTTCTATGCCGAGTATCCTCATCTGATCAGAAATCGCCCGGGGGTTTTCTGTAGCTCTTCTGCTTCTCCGGGGCGAGGTCGGAGGGGGGAGCGCTGTTCCTGCGCATCTTCTGCTCCAGGGTCTGCTCCGGATAGGAGCCGAGCGAGGCGCCCGCAGGGGCCGCCTGTGCTTCTGTCTTGCGCCTCTGCATCCTGTCGATGCGCTCCCTGGCCTGCGCGGCGGCGGCGCTCTTCGGGTACGACGCCAGCACCTTGTCGTAGAACGCCCTCGACTCGTCGTACATGTTCAGGGCGTAGAACGAGTTGCCCTGCTTGAGTATCGCCTCAGGCACCTTGTCGCTTCGGCTGTATTTCTCCACGAAGGCCTGGAACTCCTTGATGGCCCTGCGGTGATCGCCGGCCGAGTAGTAGCAGTCCGCTATCCAGAACATTGCGCTCGGCACGAAGCTGCTCTTCGGGTACTTCTGCATGAACGAGCTGAAGGTGGATGCGGCCTCGAGGTAGTTGGCGGTCGAGACGAGGTCCAGCCCCTTCTGGTACATCTCCCCCTCGCCGGCAACCTCCGGCGCCAGCTTGGAGAGGGCCTTGGAGAGCTGGGTGGAGAAGAGGGCCAGCCTGTCCTCGATGGCCTGCAGCCTGTTCTCGAGGGACTGCATCTGCCTTGACAGCTCGTCGGAGCGGGAGTTGATGAAATATTTGTTCGCATCGACATCGCCCTTGAGGCTTGCGAAGTCGTCCTGCATGGCGTTGAGCCTGGCCACGGAGGAGGCGACCTCCTGGTCGTTGGCCAGCCTCGTGTTCTGCATGGTGATGACCTTGTGCTCGAGCGCTGTGACCCTGTCCTCGACCTTGGCCGCGGCAGCGGACGACGAGGCCAGCGAAACCGCCGCGACGAGGAGTGCGATGAGTGCGTTTTTCATATGTATATCCTCAAAAACACAGCGCGCCTCCCGCGAGAAGCGCGCTGTGCCCATTGCATGTTTTTTTCGCCTTGTCGACGCTTACTTCGCGGTGAAGTCGTCGCGGCGGTTCTGCCACCAGCAGCTCTCGTTGCTCTGGGTGCAGATCGGGCGCTCCTCGCCGTAGCTCACGGTCGAGAGCCTGCTCTCGGAGACCCCGAGGTTCGTCAGGTACCTCTTCGCCGACTTCGCGCGGCGGTCGCCGAGGGCGATGTTGTACTCGTTGGAGCCGCGCTCGTCGCAGTTGCCCTCGATCGTGACGTTGGTCTTGGCATGGTCGCGCATCCACTGGGCGTTGTCCCTGAGGACCGGCTCGTACTCAGGCTTGATGTTCGACTTGTCGAAGTCGAAGTGGATCCTCTGCAGCCCGCCCTTCTTTGCGACCGGCTTCTTCTGGTTCTGGGCGCAGCCGGCGATCAGAGCGGTGCAGACCAGAGCGACCACCAAAAATGCAAATCTCTTCATATCTCCCCCTCCTTAAAAAGGTTAAATTCGTGATTTTGTTGTAAAATGAACACGTCAGCTTTTTCGAAAGTTAGGGGAAGCCCCCCCAAAAGTCAAGGGGCCATTATTTTTTTATATAATTGACCCATGCGCCGGGACCGCCCTCGTCTTCCGCCGGGTCGGGCCTCCTCCGCCGGCCTTGTCAGCGCGGGTCCTCTGGGTTATACGGCATCTATGAAGAGGCCACCTGCGGTGCTGATAGCCGATCGATCCAGGCTCGCCGCCAATCTCTACAGGCTCCTGCTGGCCCCGACGGGGCTCTCCCTCATGATAAGGCAGCGCGCCGGAGAGGCGCTGCTCGAGGTGAGGCGCGGCGCCAGGGTCGATCTCATGCTGCTGAACTCCAACTCGATAGGCAACGATGCGCAGGCGCTCGTTGAGGCCCTGGAATCGAGGCCCGACCTCAGGCGCATCCGCAAGATACTCATCGCGGGTCCGTCCCGGGCCGACCGTAGGGTCGTTGAGGCGCTCTCGGGCATCACCGGCCTCGCGGTCGTGGAGAGGCCTTTCCATCCGGAAGATCTCATGAGAGAGGTCCAATCCTGCCTTGGGAGGGGGAACCCATGACCGGACCCGCTCATGAGAAGAGGCTTCACCCCAGGAAGCGGTGCAGGACCAGGGTGGTCTTCGAGGACGAGTTCGGCGAGGGGCTGTTCTACGTCTACTCCAGGGACATAAGCCTGGGCGGGCTCTTCCTCGAGTCGGACATCCCGGTGAAGGTCGGCACCATGCTCTTTCTCTCCTTCGCCCTCCCGGGGAAGGTGAGGCTTATGGAGACCACCGGCGAGGTCGTGCGCGCCTCGGCGGGCGGGGCCGCTGGCGTCGGGATAAGGTTCGTGGGCCTGCCGGAAAAATCGCGCTTGGCTATCCAGAAATTTCTGGGCTAATTTTCCTCGATCTCGAGGTCGCCGGCGTCCTGCCAGGGGTAGAAGTCGCCCTTGACCGGCGTCCAGAACGGCCTGCCCGCGCTCCTCCATATGTCGATGGCGAGCCCGGTCTCGAACGGCTGCCCTGCCGCCACGATGATGAGCGCGTTGTTCTCGCGGATACCCCCGGGCCACGCCTCTCCCCAGCGCATCTCGAAGTGCCGCCACGGGCGCTTTCGCAGCTCCCTGCGGATGTCGTTCACATAGTGATAGCAGTGCCCCTTCTTGCGCCTGCCCTTGTTGACCTCCCAGTTCCGAAACAGGGCGCTCACGGGGATCTGGTACTCCTGCGAGATGTCGTAGATCCGCTGCACCGCGGCCTTGGCGAACCCGTCCGCCTCTGCGCGGACGTCCGGGTCCTCCCTCCGCGGGTGCATGGCGAGCAGCTTCCCCTTGAGGTCGATGACGTAGCCCCAGAATTCGTAGGCTTCCTTTGTCTCGTGGAATCTGTCGGCCGCTGCGCTCTGTCTCGGCGTCAGCCTCTTCTTGTAGTCCTTGCGCCTTGAATCGGCGACCCCGAGCGGCAGATGCTGCCTGACGGAGGCCATGATGTCGTCGTATTCGCGGAAGGTCTCTTCCGCGGGGGCGTTCGATTGCGCGTCGCTCATCCGGTAGGGGGGGAGCAGATATGCGTCCGCCGCCCCGGTTGTCGTGAGCATCAGCGCCAGGGAGGCTATGGCAGCGGCTGCGAACCTCATCTGTGCCTTCGGTCGCGCTCCGCGAGCTTGCGTTCGATCGCGGCAATGCGCCTGTTGAGGGAATCGAGCTCCTCGCGGACCTGAGGGAGCTCGCTTATGCGGCTGACCGCAGGTATCACCTTGTCGTCCACGAACTCGCGCACCTTGCCGAACTCCTTGGCGCCGCTGGTGACCAGCTCGCGGAGCGCCTCGCCCCCGCCCTGGATGATCTGGCGGAACGTCCCGAGCGGCAGCACGTTGGTCTTCCTCTTCTGCTCCTCGAAGATGATCTGGGCGAGCGTTACCGCGGTGAGGTCCTCCTTCGTGGTGTTGTCGATGATCTGGACCTCGTCGCCCTGCTTTATCATCTCGCTTATGTCCTCGAGGGTCACGTAGCAGGAGTCGGAGGTGTCGTAGAGCTTGCGGTTCTGGTATCTCTTTATGATCTTCGGGTGCCTCTGGGACATGGGCGCCTCCTTTTCGCGGCCTTCTCCCTCTTCTCCTGCTCCTGCTGCTCCTTCATCTCGCGGCCGACCGCGTCGAAGAACTGGCCTGCCACGGTCTTAGCGGCGCCCGGGACTCGCGTCGCGCTGGCGAGCCCCCTAGAGAGCTCATCGGCCACGTCCATCGCCTTGGCGAAGAAGATCATGAGCTGGGAGCGCGACGGCTGGGATGCTGAGCCCTTCGCGTAGTCCCTGCAGAACGCGAGCGCCCCCCGGGCCGCCAGCAGAAGCTCGCGCCCGGCGGCGAGGACATGCGCCTTGGTCTCGTCCGCGTCGGGCCGGCGCCTGCGGGGGCCGTGGACAACGCCGCCTTGTGCCTTCCTTTTCATCGCGACCTCTTCTTGAAGATGCGTCCCTGTTCCCTGCCCACGACGACGCACGCCAGGATGAAGAGCGTGAGGATGAGCTCCCCTGCGCCGAACCCGGCCATGAATTCGCTGATCGATGGCATGCCCGTCTCCTATCAGCCTGCGTCATGCCTGTCCAGCCTAATCATCGTCATAGCTATATATATCAGGTAGTTATAAACTTGCCGCGATCTT
This portion of the Pseudomonadota bacterium genome encodes:
- the tsaD gene encoding tRNA (adenosine(37)-N6)-threonylcarbamoyltransferase complex transferase subunit TsaD, whose amino-acid sequence is MRILGIESSCDETAAAVVSGGRTLSSLVATQHDVHERYGGVVPELASRRHMENIVPLIRGALDGADLSLDDIDGIAATFAPGLVGSLLVGLMAAKSIAYSRGLPFVGVNHLEGHLSAAALEYGPIPTPHVGLVVSGGHTSLYLVREGFQVGLLGATRDDAAGEAFDKVAKLLGLGYPGGPAIERAAESGDPAAIRFTRPKFADDDSMDFSFSGIKTACLLRHRKEAADGRASERFVADMAASFQESVASILVERTIEGARRSGAKAAVLSGGVAANRRLRELFAARCDGEGISHFIPPHELCTDNAAMIAFVGERKLSAGIRSDFSLNAVANMEIGV
- the ybgF gene encoding tol-pal system protein YbgF; protein product: MKNALIALLVAAVSLASSSAAAAKVEDRVTALEHKVITMQNTRLANDQEVASSVARLNAMQDDFASLKGDVDANKYFINSRSDELSRQMQSLENRLQAIEDRLALFSTQLSKALSKLAPEVAGEGEMYQKGLDLVSTANYLEAASTFSSFMQKYPKSSFVPSAMFWIADCYYSAGDHRRAIKEFQAFVEKYSRSDKVPEAILKQGNSFYALNMYDESRAFYDKVLASYPKSAAAAQARERIDRMQRRKTEAQAAPAGASLGSYPEQTLEQKMRRNSAPPSDLAPEKQKSYRKPPGDF
- the pal gene encoding peptidoglycan-associated lipoprotein Pal, with product MKRFAFLVVALVCTALIAGCAQNQKKPVAKKGGLQRIHFDFDKSNIKPEYEPVLRDNAQWMRDHAKTNVTIEGNCDERGSNEYNIALGDRRAKSAKRYLTNLGVSESRLSTVSYGEERPICTQSNESCWWQNRRDDFTAK
- a CDS encoding PilZ domain-containing protein; this encodes MTGPAHEKRLHPRKRCRTRVVFEDEFGEGLFYVYSRDISLGGLFLESDIPVKVGTMLFLSFALPGKVRLMETTGEVVRASAGGAAGVGIRFVGLPEKSRLAIQKFLG
- a CDS encoding polyhydroxyalkanoate synthesis regulator DNA-binding domain-containing protein, which produces MSQRHPKIIKRYQNRKLYDTSDSCYVTLEDISEMIKQGDEVQIIDNTTKEDLTAVTLAQIIFEEQKRKTNVLPLGTFRQIIQGGGEALRELVTSGAKEFGKVREFVDDKVIPAVSRISELPQVREELDSLNRRIAAIERKLAERDRRHR